In the Tenrec ecaudatus isolate mTenEca1 chromosome 16, mTenEca1.hap1, whole genome shotgun sequence genome, one interval contains:
- the MIF gene encoding macrophage migration inhibitory factor: MPMFVVNTNVPRASVPDGLLSELTQQLAQATGKPAQYIAVHVVPDQLMVFGGSAEPCALCSLHSIGKIGGAQNRTYSKLLCGLLAERLRISPDRIYINYYDMNAANVGWNSSTFA, encoded by the exons ATGCCCATGTTCGTGGTGAACACCAACGTGCCCCGCGCCTCCGTGCCCGACGGGCTGCTCTCCGAGCTCACCCAGCAACTGGCGCAGGCCACCGGCAAGCCGGCCCAG TACATCGCCGTGCACGTGGTCCCCGACCAGCTCATGGTGTTCGGGGGCTCCGCCGAGCCGTGTGCCCTCTGCAGCCTGCACAGCATCGGCAAGATCGGCGGGGCCCAGAACCGCACCTACAGCAAGCTGCTGTGCGGCCTGCTGGCCGAGCGCCTGCGCATCAGCCCGGACAG GATCTACATCAACTACTATGACATGAATGCCGCCAACGTGGGCTGGAACAGCTCCACCTTTGCCTGA